Proteins encoded in a region of the Corynebacterium breve genome:
- a CDS encoding TrmH family RNA methyltransferase — MALDFSEPFTERTPRVVNAAKLHRAAARRKANQFLVEGENAVEAAVATGAATDIFVTEEAADRFADVVTTAGYMDVYTHAINDKAAAALSDTVSTTGIFAVCKPVTWTVGQVLKGRTNFVAVGVETNDPGNAGTLIRIADAVGADGVIFAGDTVDPQSGKAVRASAGSIFHTPVARDRDVKGVIGQLKAAGLKIVATTMDGEVGLDQAEGILAQPTAWLFGNEAHGLDDDIASNADYRVSIPIHGSAESLNMATAAAMCLWESSKAHYEPEDETDQGPAES, encoded by the coding sequence ATGGCACTTGATTTCTCCGAACCTTTCACAGAGCGCACTCCACGAGTGGTTAACGCGGCAAAGCTACATCGCGCGGCGGCTCGTCGTAAAGCAAACCAGTTCTTGGTGGAGGGCGAAAACGCTGTCGAGGCAGCAGTTGCGACGGGCGCGGCAACCGACATCTTCGTCACGGAGGAAGCGGCGGATCGTTTCGCCGACGTGGTGACCACCGCTGGTTATATGGATGTGTACACCCACGCGATCAACGACAAGGCAGCCGCGGCGTTGTCGGATACCGTTTCGACAACAGGCATCTTCGCTGTGTGCAAGCCGGTGACGTGGACCGTAGGCCAAGTGCTAAAGGGGCGGACCAACTTCGTTGCAGTGGGCGTAGAAACCAACGATCCAGGTAACGCCGGTACCCTTATTCGCATCGCTGATGCGGTTGGTGCCGATGGAGTGATTTTCGCCGGCGACACGGTAGACCCCCAATCGGGCAAGGCTGTACGAGCATCAGCAGGTTCGATCTTCCACACACCAGTTGCCAGGGACAGGGATGTCAAAGGCGTCATTGGTCAGCTGAAGGCTGCAGGTCTGAAAATCGTTGCCACCACGATGGATGGTGAAGTAGGCCTCGACCAAGCGGAGGGAATCTTGGCGCAGCCTACGGCGTGGTTATTTGGCAACGAAGCTCACGGGCTAGACGATGACATTGCTTCCAACGCCGACTACCGGGTGTCGATCCCGATCCACGGTTCTGCTGAGTCCCTGAATATGGCGACGGCTGCTGCGATGTGCCTGTGGGAGTCCTCGAAGGCACATTACGAACCCGAGGACGAAACAGATCAAGGGCCCGCGGAAAGCTAG
- the pheS gene encoding phenylalanine--tRNA ligase subunit alpha — MSDTPDIQLTEASLNEAADRAIAAFDAAPDLAALEAAKRDHLGEQAFIPQARRALGSLPKSDRKDAGRFVNMARGRVEKHFAQVHSVREAEHREQQLKAEKVDVTMPTARTQQGAMHPITTLSENIADIFIGMGWEIQEGPEVEAEYFNFDALNFIPDHPARTLQDTFYIGSEHSKQVMRTHTSPVQVRTMLDNEPPVYIACPGRVFRTDELDATHTPVFHQVEGLAVDKGLTMAHLRGTLDHLAKVLFGPETKTRMRTNYFPFTEPSAEVDVWFDNKKGGAGWIEWGGCGMVNPNVLRAVGIDPTVYSGFAFGMGLERTLQFRNGLSDMRDMVEGDIRFTVPFGVQA; from the coding sequence GTGTCTGACACTCCCGACATCCAACTGACTGAAGCATCTCTCAACGAGGCTGCAGACCGAGCAATTGCCGCATTCGATGCTGCACCGGACCTGGCAGCACTTGAAGCAGCTAAACGAGATCACTTGGGTGAACAAGCGTTTATTCCGCAGGCACGCCGCGCGCTCGGTTCGCTGCCGAAAAGCGACCGTAAGGATGCCGGCCGCTTTGTGAATATGGCCCGCGGCCGCGTCGAAAAGCACTTTGCTCAGGTTCACTCCGTTCGCGAGGCTGAGCACCGTGAGCAGCAGCTCAAGGCTGAAAAGGTCGATGTGACCATGCCTACCGCTCGCACTCAGCAAGGTGCAATGCATCCCATCACCACCCTGAGCGAGAATATCGCAGATATTTTTATCGGCATGGGCTGGGAAATCCAGGAAGGCCCTGAGGTTGAAGCGGAATACTTCAACTTTGACGCGCTGAACTTTATCCCCGACCACCCGGCACGAACACTGCAGGACACTTTCTACATCGGTTCCGAGCACTCCAAGCAGGTCATGCGCACCCACACCTCGCCGGTGCAGGTGCGCACGATGCTTGACAACGAGCCTCCTGTATACATTGCGTGCCCAGGACGTGTATTCCGCACCGACGAGCTCGATGCCACCCATACCCCGGTGTTCCACCAGGTCGAGGGGCTAGCCGTAGACAAGGGCTTGACGATGGCCCACCTGCGTGGCACTTTGGATCACCTTGCAAAGGTACTGTTCGGCCCTGAGACCAAAACCCGCATGCGTACTAACTATTTCCCATTCACCGAGCCTTCAGCGGAAGTCGACGTGTGGTTTGACAATAAAAAGGGCGGCGCAGGCTGGATCGAGTGGGGCGGCTGTGGCATGGTCAACCCAAATGTGCTGCGAGCTGTCGGAATCGACCCAACCGTCTATTCGGGCTTTGCATTCGGCATGGGGCTTGAGCGCACCTTGCAATTCCGCAACGGCCTGAGCGACATGCGTGACATGGTCGAGGGCGACATTCGTTTCACCGTTCCATTCGGCGTTCAGGCATAA
- the pheT gene encoding phenylalanine--tRNA ligase subunit beta: MLISQNWITGLVRSGGTADWSVTSEELDAGFVRVGFETEGYEKIEETTGDLVFGRVLHIEELTDFKKPIRYCQVDVGQANGTGEPQGIICGARNFKEGDLVVVALPGAELPGGFKISARETYDHISAGMICSAAELGLTDKQNAGIITLSDDYGKPGEDARAALQLDDTVFDVNITPDRGYALSARGLAREITSAFNLPFADPAEDPAVAGFDVSGVPAPTDKLIDIAIDDDTKTIRFGLRKVEGIDPHVESPFWLQRELMLSGQRPVNAATDVTNYVMLLLGQPMHAFDANKIVGNLHIRNAQAGEKFETLDHVTRELVDSDVLICDDNGIQSMAGVMGGTTSEISDETTDVYFEAATWDPLTVARTSRRHKLSSEASRRFERGVDPAIVEVALDMACALLVDIAGGTVSAARTLIGDVPAHDPIELRVSHPAELIGVDYSRETIVKRLTEVGATVDDLGELLSVTAPTWRTDFSMPEDLIEEIMRLEGLDNIPLELPTPRGGRGLSPEQRRRRAVTHALAYSGYVEILPTPFIANDTFDKWGLERDDPRRNAVKVLNPLDSDYSILGTTLLPSMLEAVGRNVARGRHDVTLYGVQQVCFKRADVSPMPSVESRPADETVAELIDSLPHQPLHAVTVGVGNKVFDGPWGEGRAYGWADAIDSAQVVARAAGVELELESAVMLPWHPGRCAALKVNGEVVGYAGELHPQVLEALELPERTCAMEVDLSAMPLEERFPAPVLSSFPALHQDIALVVDEDVPAEHVRQAVEEGAGELLETVELFDVFRSENLGENKKSLAFKLLFRAGDRTLTDDEASEARLAAADVAKQRFGAEMRA; the protein is encoded by the coding sequence ATGCTTATTTCCCAGAATTGGATTACTGGCCTTGTACGTTCTGGCGGCACCGCAGACTGGTCGGTGACTTCGGAAGAACTTGACGCTGGTTTTGTCCGCGTAGGTTTTGAAACCGAGGGGTACGAAAAGATCGAAGAGACCACGGGTGACTTGGTCTTTGGCCGCGTCTTGCACATTGAGGAACTCACTGACTTTAAGAAGCCAATCCGCTACTGCCAGGTCGACGTCGGCCAGGCAAACGGAACCGGTGAGCCGCAGGGAATTATCTGTGGTGCGCGCAACTTCAAGGAAGGCGACCTCGTCGTTGTTGCTCTGCCAGGGGCGGAACTACCTGGTGGATTCAAGATTTCTGCCCGAGAGACCTACGATCACATCTCTGCTGGCATGATCTGCTCGGCGGCAGAGTTGGGCTTGACTGACAAGCAGAACGCCGGCATCATCACGCTTTCCGACGACTACGGCAAGCCAGGCGAGGACGCCCGCGCAGCGCTCCAGCTCGACGACACAGTCTTTGACGTCAACATCACCCCAGACCGGGGTTATGCGCTTTCGGCGCGTGGACTGGCCCGCGAGATTACCTCTGCATTTAACCTTCCTTTTGCGGATCCAGCGGAGGATCCGGCAGTGGCGGGATTCGATGTCTCCGGTGTTCCGGCGCCAACCGACAAACTGATCGACATTGCAATCGATGACGATACGAAGACGATTCGTTTCGGACTGCGCAAGGTAGAGGGCATCGATCCTCACGTTGAGTCGCCGTTCTGGCTGCAGCGCGAACTTATGCTTTCGGGTCAACGACCTGTGAACGCGGCTACAGACGTGACAAACTACGTCATGCTACTGCTTGGCCAACCGATGCACGCCTTTGATGCCAACAAGATTGTCGGTAACCTTCACATCCGCAATGCACAGGCAGGGGAAAAGTTCGAAACACTCGATCATGTCACCCGAGAACTCGTCGACAGTGACGTGCTGATCTGCGACGACAATGGCATCCAGTCGATGGCTGGTGTCATGGGCGGCACGACTTCTGAAATTTCTGACGAAACGACCGATGTCTATTTCGAGGCCGCCACGTGGGACCCTCTGACGGTTGCTCGTACGTCTCGTCGCCACAAGCTCTCTTCCGAGGCTTCACGACGATTCGAACGCGGCGTAGACCCTGCCATCGTCGAGGTGGCTCTGGATATGGCATGTGCATTGCTAGTCGATATCGCTGGCGGAACGGTATCAGCAGCTCGCACGCTCATCGGTGATGTGCCTGCACATGACCCGATCGAACTGCGTGTTTCTCACCCAGCAGAATTAATTGGTGTGGACTATTCCCGTGAGACCATCGTCAAGCGACTTACCGAGGTCGGTGCGACAGTGGATGATCTGGGTGAGCTCCTATCGGTTACTGCGCCGACCTGGCGTACTGACTTCTCCATGCCTGAGGACCTGATCGAGGAGATCATGCGTCTAGAAGGCTTGGATAACATCCCGCTTGAGCTGCCTACCCCTCGGGGCGGACGTGGGCTTTCTCCTGAGCAGCGTCGTCGTCGCGCGGTGACGCACGCGTTGGCGTATTCCGGGTACGTCGAGATTCTTCCCACTCCGTTTATCGCGAACGACACTTTTGACAAGTGGGGCTTGGAAAGAGACGACCCACGCCGCAATGCGGTCAAGGTACTTAACCCTCTGGATAGCGACTACTCGATCTTGGGTACCACTTTGCTCCCTTCGATGCTCGAAGCTGTAGGTCGCAATGTAGCCCGTGGTCGCCATGATGTTACTTTGTACGGCGTCCAGCAGGTGTGCTTCAAGCGTGCCGATGTATCGCCGATGCCTTCCGTTGAATCACGCCCAGCCGACGAAACGGTGGCCGAGCTGATCGACTCGCTTCCGCACCAGCCACTGCATGCAGTCACGGTTGGCGTAGGCAACAAGGTATTCGACGGGCCTTGGGGTGAAGGCCGTGCGTATGGCTGGGCAGACGCAATCGATTCCGCTCAGGTTGTCGCTCGTGCCGCAGGGGTCGAACTTGAACTTGAATCTGCAGTCATGCTGCCATGGCACCCCGGCCGCTGCGCCGCGCTTAAAGTCAACGGCGAAGTCGTCGGTTACGCTGGCGAGCTGCACCCGCAGGTGCTCGAGGCGTTGGAGCTGCCAGAGCGTACCTGTGCGATGGAGGTTGATCTCTCGGCGATGCCGCTTGAGGAGCGCTTCCCAGCTCCAGTACTTTCGTCGTTCCCAGCGCTCCACCAAGATATCGCGTTGGTCGTAGACGAAGACGTACCGGCGGAACATGTTCGCCAGGCTGTAGAGGAGGGCGCAGGGGAGTTGCTTGAAACCGTAGAACTCTTCGATGTATTCCGCAGTGAAAACCTTGGAGAGAACAAGAAATCTCTCGCCTTCAAGCTGCTGTTCCGTGCAGGAGATCGCACCCTTACCGACGATGAGGCGTCGGAAGCACGACTCGCTGCCGCAGATGTAGCCAAGCAGCGCTTTGGTGCAGAAATGCGTGCATAA